A window of Ignatzschineria indica genomic DNA:
AAGTTCCCCGTACAGCATTCCCTGAAGATGAAGAAGTTCAAGTAGGCTGGCAAGTAACGGGCACAACACCCGATGGTCAAATGCAAGCATTTAGAGTTCTTGCTGTATCTGATGAGACAATCAAATTGGATGCAAATCACCCATTAGCAGGTAAAAATCTTAACTTTGAAGTTGAGGTAGTAGGCTTGCGTGATGCAACTGAGCAAGAGCTTGCACATGGTCACGTTCATGCCGATGGTCATGATCATTAATTTTTAAATTTTTGATTTATAAAAGAATCTATGTCTCAAAGTAAAATTTATCAATTGAAGGGAGAGCTATCAACGATGATGGTTCTCTATTTGAGAGGAATAGATCTAAAATTATTAGAGGATGAGCTATCAAGACAGATTGATAGCTCTCCTCAATTATTTAGAGGTATTCCAATAATTGTTGATCTATCTGCGATTAAAGTGGGTAATAGTTTAGATCTTAAGTGGTTGAAGAATCTGCTACTCAATAGAGATCTTATTCCGGTAGGTTTAAGAAATGCTAATGAAGATTTAGCTGTTAAGGCGGGCAATGCTGGATGGGCTCTTTTGGCTGGTAACGGTGGTCGTTCGCGTGAAATTGAGCTCAATAGCGCTGAAATTGTTGCGAAAGAGCAGCGTGAAATATCGCATGAAGAGGTAGCAGAAGAGGTGACACCTCAAGAGGTTGTAGAACCTGCTGAACCCATCGAGACAATGATGCATGTCCAACAAGTTCGTTCAGGACAGCAACTATCTGTTCCTCAAGGGGATCTGGTGGTGATCAATTCTGTCAATGAAGGGGCTGAGTTACTAGTCGATGGTAATATTCATGTCTATGGTGCTTTAAGAGGTCGTGCTCTAGCTGGTATTCATGGCAATCGATCTGCAAGAATCTTCTGCCAATCATTAGAAGCGGAGTTAGTTGCAATAGCTGGTTTCTATCGGATGCAAGAGGATATTCCCGCTGAGCTTAGAGGGAAAACGGTTCAGATCTATCTTGATCAAGATGAGCTTAAGATTGAGCAGTTAGTAAAGTAGTTCTAAGCGATGGCATAAAGAGGCAGGAGCTGTTATTTCCTCTCTTTTAGATTTAGCGTAACGCATTAAGTGCAATCAATGATGGCGTAACCCATTATATTATTAAATAGCAGATTAATTTTAGCGGATTAATTGTGATATTAATCAGATGCATTAAGGAATCAGTTGCAACATGCTATGTAAGCTCTATATTAGAATAGTTGTAGAAGTAGTTCATTATAGAGTAGGTAGCGTCAATAAGATGCTAAAATTAGATGTTAAGAAATAGATGTTAAGAATTATTTTAATAAGCCTGCGCAGATCCTTATCTGTTGATATGCACCTCTTGATAGGATAAGAATAAGAGGCGGTATGTTATAGAGATTATAGGAATTGTAGAGATTACAGAGTGTTGTATAGCTTGTATTATCTGAATATAAAATCAGGATATAAGTTAAATGTACTTTAAAATGCAATTTATATTGTGGTTAATAGCAGGATGATGCAATATGAAGGCTCTATTAATAGAGCGATCGATTAAAATCGATTGTTGAAATATTATCTTTGAATCTATTCCGTATGGAATTAGATAAAGATAGTGCAGTGTGATGAGATGTGTGAATTTTAGAATTTATGCTTCTCAGATGTTTTAAAAACGATGTTTTAAAAGACAATGTTTTAAAAGCACTTTAGTACTTGATCTCTTAAAGGATCAACAAAATTGGTAAAGAGTTTAAGTTAGATAGTCTAAATTAGATAGAATTAGTATGTGGGGGCACGAGTGGCTAGAATCATAGTTGTAACATCCGGAAAGGGTGGTGTAGGTAAAACGACGACGAGTGCGAGCATTGCAGCTGGGCTTGCAAAAAATGGACATAAGACCGCTGTGATCGACTTCGATGTGGGTTTACGTAATTTAGACCTTATCATGGGATGTGAGCGTCGTGTTGTGTACGATTTTGTTAATGTTGTGAATGATGAAGCATCATTGGCACAGACCTTGATTAAGGATCGTCGTCTTGAGAATCTCTACATTCTTCCCGCTTCCCAAACACGTGATAAAGATGCTCTAACGAAAGAGGGTGTTGAAAAGGTGATGAAAGAACTCGATGGGATGGGCTTTGAGTTTATTATCTGTGATTCGCCCGCGGGGATTGAGAAAGGTGCACAGCTTGCGATGTACTTTGCAGATGATGCTATTGTAACGACCAATCCAGAGGTCTCATCTGTTCGAGATTCCGATCGTATCTTAGGGATTCTTGCTAGTAAGACAAAGAGAGCAGAAGAGGGAAAAGAGGTTAATCAGCATCTTGTTATTAACCGTTATAATCCAACCCGTGCCGCAAATGGCGATATGCTCTCTGTGAATGATATTTTAGACATTCTTGGTATTCCCCTTTTAGGAGTGGTTCCAGAGTCTCAGGCCGTATTGCAATGTTCTAACTCAGGGGAGCCTGTGATTATGAACGAGGAGTCAGATGCAGGACAAGCCTTTAATGACATTGTTGAGCGTTTTCTTGGAAAAGATCTCCCTCATCGTTTTATTGAAGCGCCTAAGAGAGGCTTCTTTGGACGTATTTTTGGAGGTTAGAGATGTTTCAGCTGTTATTCGGCAAGCGTCGTAAATCAAATACGGCATCGATTGCAAAAGAGCGCTTACAAATTATTGTTGCGCATGAGCGTGTAAAGAATATGGATGGAAATCCAGATTTTATGCAAGATCTTCAACGAGATATTTTGGAGGTCGTCCGTCGTTATTTGCCGGTAGAATCTGAGCAGATCAATATAGCGATGGAGCGTGACGGAGACTGTGACGTTTTAGAGTTAAATATCGTTTTATCGGATGATGAAAAATAGGTGATATTTTGTCCTACTGTGGTAGATCATTATCTAAGCAAAAAGAACGATAACTCATTGATAATAAAGTAGCCGTATTGCAAAATGCGGCTATTTTTTCGTTAAAGCTTGCAATTTTTTTTTTGATCTAATATAACAAAATAGTGTGAAGAAAACTTATGCGTCTAGATAAATGGTTATGGGCTGCCCGATTTTATAAGACTCGCCGTCTGGCTACGGAGGAGATTAATAAGGGGCGCGTAAAAGTCAACGGCATTGAGGCCAAGCCTTCCAGAACTATCATCGTAGGTGATTTAGTAACGATAAGGAAGTTACAAATGATCTACGAAGTCAAAGTGTGCTTGCTTATCGAGCAACGCGGTCCAGCATCTGTAGCAACGACAATGTATCAAGAGACAGAGGCGAGTATTGCTCGACGAGAGCACGAGCGTGAGCTTCGCAAGTTATCTCCGCAGCCTCACTCTGAAACGAGGAGCAGTCGAGATAAAAAACGTTTAAGAGACGTGAAACAAGGAAAATATTTTAAATCGTAATATCAATACGTCGAGTGACGTATATCAAGTGGAGAGAAAGAAAATGGGTTATCGGTCAGAAGTTGATTTGTTAGGGGAATTATTAGTACCAAGTGATGCTTACTACGGCATTCACACCCAGCGAGCAATCAATAACTTCACCATTTCAACCCAGAAGAACCGAGATAATCCACAATTTATTTATGGCTTAGCAGCAGTAAAAAAAGCAGCAGCAAAGGCAAATATGGATCTAGGAGCTATCAAACCTGAAGTAGGGAATGCCATTGTTGCGGCATGTGATCTGCTTCTAAAGGATGATACTTACTACCAACATTTCCCTATTGATGCATTCCAAGGTGGCGCAGGAACTTCACTTAACATGAATGTGAATGAAGTGATTGCCAATCTTGCGCTCGAAACGCTAGGACTTGAGAAAGGGCGTTATGATGTTATTAATCCTAATGACCATGTTAATGAATCTCAGTCGACAAATGATGCGTATCCAACAGGAATGCGAGTCGCTTTTTATAAAGTATCTGAGGCATTAATTGAAGCGGCAGATTATCTATACCAAGGGTTGAAGGAGAAGGAGAGAGAGTTTTCTGAAGTCTTAAAAATGGGGCGTACACAGTTACAAGATGCGGTACCTATGACTTTAGGAATGGAGTTTGGAGCATTTGCATATCAGATTAAGGCGGGTATCGATTATTTAAAACTTGCCCGACAAACATTGCTCTCGATTAACTTAGGGGGAACGGCTATCGGTACAGGGATCAATACTCCCGATGGTTATGCTCAACTTGCAGCTCAATATCTCTCGGAGATTACAGGGTTCTCCTTTAAACCGGCGGATGATCTTATCGCCGCAACATCAGATTTATCAGATTTTGTCTATTTCCATTCAGCATTAAAAGGCTTTGCTGTTAAGTTGTCTAAAATGGCAAATGATCTTCGTCTTCTCTCTTCAGGTCCTCGAGCAGGATTGAAAGAGATCAATCTCCCTGAATTACAGGCGGGAAGCTCGATTATGCCGGCAAAGATCAATCCTGTATTGCCAGAAGCTGTTAATAATGCCTGCTTTAAGGTGTTTGGAAATGATACAACGGTTTTAACTGCTGCTGAAGCAGGGCAATTGCAACTTAATGCGATGGAGCCTGTTATTGCACAATCGACTTTTGAGTCGATGATGTTGTTGATGAACTCTTGTCGTTCTTTACAAGATCGTTGTATTGAGGGGATTACTGCAAATGAGAGTTACTGCCTCAACTATATTTTGAACTCCATCGGTATTATCACCTATCTCAATCCAATTATTGGTCATGGTGAGGGGGATATTGTAGGGCGTATCTGTGCTAAAACAGGTAAGAGCGTTCGTGATGTTGTCTTAGAGCGTGGTTTAATGGGTGCTGAAGAATTTGATGAGATGTTCTCATTAGAGAATCTTCGGAAAACATTAGGATTGCACTAATCCACTTCTTATCTAGTTCGCACATCATATTCATGCAGAGCAATTGTTATGAAAAGAGATTATTGTGAAGAGTAATGTCAAATATTATTGAGATAAATAGAGAAATTGATTCGCCCTTGAAGAGAGAGGCGAATCTTTTTTTAAGAGAGTATCAAAAAGTCTACTCCCCCCATAGCACTAGAGTAAAACAGCAAGCTTTAACGCAATTAATTCTCTATCTGCAATCGCGAGATATTGAGACTTGGCAACAATGTGATGAGCGTCTTTTGCGTGAGTATCTTATTTTTAGAGCTAAAGGGGATCGTCGCCATGATCGTGAACGCTTAAGTGCTTCAAGTCTTGAAACGCATCTTGCCGCTTTAAGAATCTTCTTTACGGCTCTATTAGAACAAGAGATTATTCCTTATAATCCTGCACGTCTCATTTCCCCCCCTAAAAGAGGGGATCGTTTACCTAAGGTTGTTGAAGCAGAGTTACTAAAGCAGATTTTAGATCGCCCACCAGAGAATGCGCTCGAGAAGCGTGATCTTGCTATTTTAGAATTGCTCTATTCAAGTGGACTTCGTCTTGCAGAGATCGCTTCCCTTAATCTATCGCATCTTGATCTTAATGAGCAGCTAGTGCGCGTGATCGATGGGAAAGGGGGGAAGGATCGACTTGTTCCTGTAGGGCAGGTCGCACTGAGTGCAATTAAGGAGTGGCTTTCGATTCGTCAGGAGTTATCTGCTGCAACAGTGCTAGATCAAGATAGTGAGGCTCTCTTTATCTCTCAAAAAGGGGGAAGGCTCTCAGATCGGCAAATTAGCCGCCGTGTGAAGCGTTATGCAGAGCAGAGTGGGGTTAATATTAATCTTCATCCCCATCTATTGCGACATTCAATGGCGACCCATGTTTTAGAATCGAGTCAAGATATTCGCTTGGTGCAAGAGCTGCTAGGGCATGCTGATATCTCAACAACGCAGGTCTATACCCATCTTAATTTTAACCATTTGGCGAAGGTTTTTGATGCCGCTCATCCTCGAGCGAAGCGTAAAAAAGAGTCAGACAAATAAGGATTTGATAAACAAGGGCCTGATCAAAATAAGCTTGATAGCTTGATAGATTCGAGATTCATAGATCAGAGATTGGCGAAAGTAAAGAGAGGGCTACTTAATTTGAGTAGCCCTCTTATCAATTGGTTATCACTTAATTAAAGCTATAACCTTTAAGCTTTGTCTCTTCAATCCTAAAAGGAATTAGAGAGTTTCACCGCCTACTGGACGGTTACATGGGCAAAGCTCATCAGTTTGAAGCGCATCAAGGATACGTAAAACTTCAGGAACGTTACGACCAACGCTGTCTGGGTTTACAGATACGTGTTGGATAACATTGTGTGGGTCTACGATAAATGTTGCACGTAAGCAAACACCTGACTCTTCATCACGAACGCCAAGCATATCAACTAAATCACCTGCTGGGTCAGCAAATGAGTAGTGACCTAATTTATCTAAATCTGGATGCGCGCGTCTCCAAGCTAATTTACAGAATTCGTTATCTGTAGATCCGCCCATGAGTACTGCATCACGGTCTTCAAATTCTTTAGCGATTTTATCAAACTCAACGATCTCTGTTGGGCAGACAAAAGTAAAGTCTTTTGGATAGAAGTAGATAATTTTCCATTTGCCTGGGAATGATTTTTCTGTGATTGTTTCAAATGCAGAAACACCATTCTCTTCTGGATTGTTAAAACCAGGTTTTGCAGCAACAACTTCAAAAGCTTCTAAAGTATCACCCACAGTTTTTGGGATGCGGTAAGTAAAGTCTGTATCAAAAGTCATTGAAAACTCCTTTATATTGAAAGTGACTCGGAATTCGTTTTGTTCGAGAAGTAATCTCCTCGATCTCGTTACACTATTTATAATAGGGGCTTTGATTCGATAATTCAATGAAAAGGCTCATTGAATTATCGAAAGGCTCTTATAGATAATCTTAATCACGTGGCGAGGCTCTATTTACCTCGTTTTCGGTGATTTTTTCGATCGCTTTTTCTTCTACTTCAGCTGTTGTTTCGGCAGCTTTTTCTTCCGGATCTTCCATTCTTGAATCAGATGATTGGATCGCCATTTTCTCGTTTGATTCAACGGCTTTTTGATCCTCTGTCACAATAGACTTTTCAACCTGTGGTATTGCTGCTTTCTGTTCTGGTTGTTTGTCATTTTGCGCTACAGCCGTCTCAGCCTTAACTTCTTTCGATGTCGTCGCAGGAATAGAGTGAGACGAATCATGAGAATCATGATTGTCGGTGATCTCTCTATTCCCCTCTTTTGCTTGCTCTGTAGTGACAGCTGCTTTCTCCGGCGCTAGATTATGCTCCTCTTTTGGAAGATGCATTTCATCTTTAGCATCTGCTTGTGTTGCTGGCATCTTATCATCAGAGGCCGAGAGCTTAATATCTGCTTTCATTGTGTCAGCTTCACTTTTAGACGGCTCTTGAGCACCATTTTTTTGAGTAGCTTGCTCCTCTCTAGATGCTGTTTCTACTGCAATCTGTTGAGCTTTTTCATCTTTTGGTGCTGGTTGATCAGCTGTCGCTCTCTCTTTCTCTACAATGCTTTCAGCCACTCTTTTATCTGCTTGCTCTTTAGATGGTTTTTTACCCATCTCCTTTTCGCGAGCGATATGATCAGCATCAGTGTTTTTTGGCGCCTCAGCTTTTTTTGTAGCTTCTGATTTTGTCGTTAGGACCTCTTTTTCAGCAGGTTGATCGTGGGTTTGTGCTTTCTCCTCGACCTGTTTGAGTTGCTCTTGCTTCTCTTTAGCGATTCTAGGACGACCGGTTCTAATAACGCGTTGTTTAACTTCTTCACCAACTTTTACTTCGATGATCTCTTCTTCCTGAACTCTATTGTTTCTGTTGCCAGACTTTTTAGAATCAGATCGTTGATCTCGATCGCGACGATTGCGTTGACGAGGCGCTCTCTCTTCCGATTTCTCTTCAGAGCTATGCTCTTTGCTCTCCGTGACTTGCTCTTTTTTTGCTTCATCACCCCCCTCATCGCGACGTTTTTGGCGCTGATTTTGACGCTCATTTTGTCGTTCATTGCGCTCTTTATTGCGCTGAGAGTTCTCATTATCGCGAGCTTGATTGTTTCTATCGGTCGCTTGTTGAGTTTGGGCGGTTTGCTGATTTTTATCATTATCAGCTTCATTGTGTGCATTATTGCGCTCATTCCGCTCATTTCTCTGCTGTCTCTCTTGCCCATTTTGTGCTTCTTGTTGGGCTCGATTTTGCTGATTGCGACGTTGATTCTGGCTATTACGCTCTTGCTGCTGATTCTGTTGTTGATTCTGATTATTGCGACGATTATTCTCTTTCGGCTCATTTTGTTGAGTCGTTTGATTAAATTCCGCATTTATATCAACTTCGCGTTCAACAGTCTCGATCGTATTGCGACTAGGGTGATTATGGCGTTGATTACGTTGACGTTGTTGATTGTTGCGTCCACGATTGTTGCGCTGTTGGTTATCGCGATTACGATTATTATTGCGTTGTTCGCGAGGGTTTTTTACCTCTTTTTTCTTCTTTTCAGCTTTATCATCACTCTGGGTTGTCTTATTAAAGAGTGCTTTGACATAGTTAAAGATTGAGCTTAAAACTGCTTCAGTTTTTTGAACAAAGTTTTTCTCAGTTGCTTCGGGCGCCGCTTCCTCAACTTTTGGTGGAGGAGCCATAGGAGAGATTCCTGAAACAGCTGGCTTTTCCATCAATTTCTTATTGGCAATGACGGCCTGATTTCGAATATCATCGATTGTAAGTTCTTCTTTAATGATATGCGATTCACTATCTGCACCTGTCTCATCATCGTTGATGCGATAACGAGTCATCTTAAAGTGTGGGGTCTCAAGTTCTGTGTCAGGGATCACAATTACCCGAACTTTTAGGCGAGATTCAATATCTTCTACATCAGATCGCTTCTCATTTAAGAGGTAGACCGCGACATTTACGGGAACTTGAATCACGAGTTCAGAAGTGCGCTCTTTTAAACACTCTTCTTCAATGAGACGAAGAATGCCCAATGCTAAAGATTTGGTATCTCGAATGGTTCCTTGCCCTTCACAGCGAGGACAAACAATATGTGAAGTTTCATCAAGTGATGGGCGTAATCTTTGGCGAGACATCTCTAATAGCCCAAATCGTGAGATCTGTCCTACCTGAATTCTGGCTCTATCCGATGCGAGTGCGTCATGGAGTGCTGACTCAACTTTACGTTGATTTTTGCTATCGAGCATATCGATAAAATCGATAACGACTAGACCACCGAGATCACGAAGTTTTAATTGACGAGCGATCTCTTCCGCTGCTTCAAGGTTTGTGTTGAGAGCGGTATCTTCAATGTCGGCCCCCTTTGTTGAGCGGCCTGAGTTAATATCGATCGATACGAGTGCTTCTGTATGGTCAAATACGAGGGCGCCTCCTGATGGCAAGCGGACATTGCGCTCATAAGCCGTCTGAATCTGTGACTCCACCTGAAATCTTGTAAAGAGAGGAATCTGATCATCATAGAGTTTAATCTTATCGCCAATTTGCGGCATGATGGTATTGATAAAGACTTCGGCCTCTTTAAAGACCTCCTCATCGTCGATCAATATCTCGCCAATGTCACTACGATAATAGTCGCGAAGTGCGCGAATAATAATATTACTCTCTTGGAATATTAGAAGAGGGGCTGGATGTTTTGTTCCTGCTTCTTGAATCGCTTCCCACAGCATAATGAGATAATCGAGATCCCACTGTAGCTCTTCTGCGGTTCTTCCCATTCCTGCTGTGCGCACGATTAGCCCCATCTCTTCTGGAACAACTAAATCAGCCATCGCATCTCTAATCTCGGCACGGCTCTTTCCTGAAATGCGGCGTGAAACACCCCCTGCGCGAGGATTATTGGGCATTAATACAAGATAGCGCCCGGCAAGAGAGATATAAGTGGTGAGGGCCGCCCCTTTATTGCCGCGCTCTTCACGTTCAACTTGAATAATAAGCTCAAGACCCTCTTCGAGCTGATCTTTAACTGCCATCTGATGATCTTGAGGGTTTTTAAAGTACTCTTTAGAGATCTCTTTAAAGGGTAAAAAGCCATGGCGTTCAGAACCATAATCGACAAAGCAAGCCTCTAAAGAGGGCTCGATTCGGGTGATTTTACCTTTGTAAATATTGGCCTTTTTCTGTTTTGTGGCCACATTTTCAATATCTAAATCATATAGGTGTTGTCCATCAACGAGGGCAACTCGCATCTCTTCTTGTTGAGTTGCATTAATTAGCATCCGCTTCATTTTTTCTCCAGTAGAGAAATAGAGGTTGCTTACAAGCACTTCCGGCTCTTCTTATAGAAAAATAGAAGAGCACTCGATAAAAGCGCAGGAAAGAAAGATCTCTATTGCTCAAAAATTATTATTTATTATTCTTCAATGCAGATATAGCCCAAGAGACATTTTGTCAAATGGGCTAGATCAAGCTTACGTTTTAAATGAACTATTAAACTATCTGGGCGATCTAGTTACCCGCTGAGCGAGCACTTTGCGCTGCCGCGATAATTTGACGATTTCGTTTAATGAGATCTTCGTTCTTAGTAAAGCTAATAGATTTATTGGCCATCTGTTCGGCTGCTGCATAGTTTTTCTGATGAAGACGAATCTGTGCAAGATCGTACCAAATACTTGCATTTCTCGGCTCTAAGCGAACAGCTCTTTCAAGCGAACTAGCCGCTTTATCGAGACGATTCTCTTGAACTGCTTTGCGTGCATCATCGAGGAGAACTTTAACAGCATTACCGCCAGACGGTGCTGCTGGAGGCGTCGGCGCTACAGGTGTTGCAGGAGCTGGAGGCGTTGCCGCTGCTGTCTTAACACCACTGTTGGGTGCAGGAATAGCAGGGGCGGGAGCTGTAGTTGCCGGGAATGTCGCTTGTGGAGTTGCAGTACCAGCAGTGGTTGCAGGCCAGTTAGACGACGAAGGGGCAGGGAATACAGGTGCCTCCATTGGTGTTTGTTGTGGTTGTTGAGAACCTAAAAAACCAACCTCATTACTTTGAGGAGCTTGAACCGGTGAATCTTGTAGCGCGTATGCTTTTACCGCACCGCTATTGTCAGGGAAGCTAGGCTCATAAGGTTGTCCTTGGATAGGACGAACGCGAGCTCCCTCGGGCGCTGTGGCAGCACAGGCCGTTAAGACTAATAGACTTATTAAAAAAATGGCATTTCTTTTCACGAAAATATCCTTAAACAAATTCTGTTGCATCATGGAATAATCACTGATGAATAGTCGTTATAATTTACCACAGATTATCTCTGTAATACAGTGAGAGTTACATCCCGATATAGGGGGATGTTACTCAAATATAAACCCACCAGACTCCGGAGATTCTGGGATATAGAAGCATTCACTTGCATAGGTTGGCTGGTAGCCTGCTATGAAAGGAAGCGTTCTAATTTTAGTATCGGGGCAGGATGTTCTCGGAGGAAGCAGTCCTGTTGAGAGGTCGACTGCGACATCGACAATATTTGCCGGCTTATCGTGAGCGATGCTTTCGAGGTGAAGATTCTTCATAGCACCGGCCCAGAGAGGAAGGGCTCCGGCAGTTCCTGTTAGACGTCTGATAGGTTTATTATCATCACGTCCTACCCAGGAGACTGCTGTATAATTGCCGGTAAAGCCTGCAAACCAACTATCTCGATAATCATTCGTTGTTCCTGTTTTTGCCGCAACGCGAATATTTTTGCCGAGGCTATTTCGCAGTGATCCGGCAGTCCCTTGATTAACAACATCAATCATCGCATCTGTAATGAGATAGTTAGGGCCAGGTTCAATCGCTTGGATAGGATCAACCTCAATCTGTGCAAGAAGCTTACTCTCACTATCTGTTACCTCGCGAATAGAGCGAAGCGGTGTATAGTAACCATTATTGGCGATTGTAGAGTAGATCTGTGCGACTTCAATTGGAGGAAGATCGACCGATCCTAAGAGTGATGCCGGAACGGCAGGAATATTGTATTTGATTGGATTGACGCCAAGACGATAGAGGGTATCGACGACATTATCGATTCCAATATCCATTCCTACCCGAATCACTGGTAAGTTGTATGATTTTGCAAGTGCCGTAATTAATGGAACCCAGCCATGCAATCTACGGTCATAGTTATTAGGGCTCCAAGTTTTGCCACCAATAACAAGATTGATAGGTGATGCATCATCGAGTGGTGTTGCTAAAGAGTAACGACTTGGCTCTTCTAATGCTCTTAGGTAGACAAAAGGTTTTACTAAAGAGCCGATAGGGCGATTGGTATTGAGCGCACGGTTAAACCCTGCTTGTCTTACATTTCGATCCCCTACTATCGCGGCGATCTCGCCGGTATTATTCTTCGCAATAACAATGGAGCCTTGTAAGATATTAGGCGTAAGGCCTCGATCTTTTTCGATGCGCGTTAATGTATTCATCACAGACTGCTCAGCATAGTTTTGCACGATAGGGTCGAGCGTTGTGAAGATTCTTAAGCCACCTGAGTTGAGTTGATCAGCGCTATACTGCTCTTTGAGCTGTTTATAGACAAGCTCAATGAATGCCGGAAAGCGTGTCTTTGCCGGTGGGGGATTTTCTAAAATTTTGAGGGGTTCCGCCTTAACAATAATGGCATCCTCTTCGCTTAAGAGATTCTGTTCAACGAGGACATCAATAATTAAATTACGACGTTTGATCGCGATCTCAGGATTACGGCGTGGATTATAGCTACTCGGGCTAGGAATGACGGCGACTAGGGTTGCAATCTCACCAATTGAGAGTTCATTGACCGGTTTGCCGAAGAAGAATTCGCTCGCTAAACCAAAACCGTGGATTGCGCGGTCGCCATCTTGGGAGAG
This region includes:
- a CDS encoding Rne/Rng family ribonuclease, which produces MKRMLINATQQEEMRVALVDGQHLYDLDIENVATKQKKANIYKGKITRIEPSLEACFVDYGSERHGFLPFKEISKEYFKNPQDHQMAVKDQLEEGLELIIQVEREERGNKGAALTTYISLAGRYLVLMPNNPRAGGVSRRISGKSRAEIRDAMADLVVPEEMGLIVRTAGMGRTAEELQWDLDYLIMLWEAIQEAGTKHPAPLLIFQESNIIIRALRDYYRSDIGEILIDDEEVFKEAEVFINTIMPQIGDKIKLYDDQIPLFTRFQVESQIQTAYERNVRLPSGGALVFDHTEALVSIDINSGRSTKGADIEDTALNTNLEAAEEIARQLKLRDLGGLVVIDFIDMLDSKNQRKVESALHDALASDRARIQVGQISRFGLLEMSRQRLRPSLDETSHIVCPRCEGQGTIRDTKSLALGILRLIEEECLKERTSELVIQVPVNVAVYLLNEKRSDVEDIESRLKVRVIVIPDTELETPHFKMTRYRINDDETGADSESHIIKEELTIDDIRNQAVIANKKLMEKPAVSGISPMAPPPKVEEAAPEATEKNFVQKTEAVLSSIFNYVKALFNKTTQSDDKAEKKKKEVKNPREQRNNNRNRDNQQRNNRGRNNQQRQRNQRHNHPSRNTIETVEREVDINAEFNQTTQQNEPKENNRRNNQNQQQNQQQERNSQNQRRNQQNRAQQEAQNGQERQQRNERNERNNAHNEADNDKNQQTAQTQQATDRNNQARDNENSQRNKERNERQNERQNQRQKRRDEGGDEAKKEQVTESKEHSSEEKSEERAPRQRNRRDRDQRSDSKKSGNRNNRVQEEEIIEVKVGEEVKQRVIRTGRPRIAKEKQEQLKQVEEKAQTHDQPAEKEVLTTKSEATKKAEAPKNTDADHIAREKEMGKKPSKEQADKRVAESIVEKERATADQPAPKDEKAQQIAVETASREEQATQKNGAQEPSKSEADTMKADIKLSASDDKMPATQADAKDEMHLPKEEHNLAPEKAAVTTEQAKEGNREITDNHDSHDSSHSIPATTSKEVKAETAVAQNDKQPEQKAAIPQVEKSIVTEDQKAVESNEKMAIQSSDSRMEDPEEKAAETTAEVEEKAIEKITENEVNRASPRD
- a CDS encoding tetratricopeptide repeat protein, giving the protein MKRNAIFLISLLVLTACAATAPEGARVRPIQGQPYEPSFPDNSGAVKAYALQDSPVQAPQSNEVGFLGSQQPQQTPMEAPVFPAPSSSNWPATTAGTATPQATFPATTAPAPAIPAPNSGVKTAAATPPAPATPVAPTPPAAPSGGNAVKVLLDDARKAVQENRLDKAASSLERAVRLEPRNASIWYDLAQIRLHQKNYAAAEQMANKSISFTKNEDLIKRNRQIIAAAQSARSAGN
- the mrcB gene encoding penicillin-binding protein 1B translates to MKNKKNHLTTGERANRAVAYLMRLIISIIVIVALVALPIFGYFIIKADHEITPEFKNRQWALPARVYARPLELYAGKELKPKEMEQELEWILYRSSKSLRQPGTFYFDQENNRISVHTRPFTYSDGTEESQQIEVTFKNNRISNIKNRTTGEEIPLTRIEPLLIASIYPTHNEDRILLKREEIPPMLIDTLLAMEDRAYYQHFGINPKGIMRALVTNFKAGKNVQGGSTLTQQLIKNYFLTSEKTLERKIQEMFYAIVLDWRFDKDEILEAYINEIYLSQDGDRAIHGFGLASEFFFGKPVNELSIGEIATLVAVIPSPSSYNPRRNPEIAIKRRNLIIDVLVEQNLLSEEDAIIVKAEPLKILENPPPAKTRFPAFIELVYKQLKEQYSADQLNSGGLRIFTTLDPIVQNYAEQSVMNTLTRIEKDRGLTPNILQGSIVIAKNNTGEIAAIVGDRNVRQAGFNRALNTNRPIGSLVKPFVYLRALEEPSRYSLATPLDDASPINLVIGGKTWSPNNYDRRLHGWVPLITALAKSYNLPVIRVGMDIGIDNVVDTLYRLGVNPIKYNIPAVPASLLGSVDLPPIEVAQIYSTIANNGYYTPLRSIREVTDSESKLLAQIEVDPIQAIEPGPNYLITDAMIDVVNQGTAGSLRNSLGKNIRVAAKTGTTNDYRDSWFAGFTGNYTAVSWVGRDDNKPIRRLTGTAGALPLWAGAMKNLHLESIAHDKPANIVDVAVDLSTGLLPPRTSCPDTKIRTLPFIAGYQPTYASECFYIPESPESGGFIFE